The Desulfovibrio legallii region CCAGTACACCCTCCAGGCCGACGACCTGGACGCCCTGCGCACCTGGGGCCGCCGCTTGCAGCAGGCCCTGGCTGCGGACGCCGCTTTCAAGGACGTGGACAGCGACATAGAAGAACGCGGCCTGCAAACCTTAATCAGCGCGGACCGCGATGCCCTGGCCCGCTACGGGCTGAGCATGAAGGACATGGACCGCGCCTTGGGCAACGCCTTTGGTCAGAGCCAGGTTTCCACCATCTATGAAGACAAGAACCAATACCGCGTGGTGCTGGAATACGGGCCGGACTGGCTGGCCGGAGCCGAGGCCCTGGAAAAGGTGCGTCTGCCGGGCACGGGGGGGCTGGTGCCCCTGTTGAGCGTGGCCCAGGTAACCCCCGCCTTTGCGCCTCTTTCCGTAGCCCATCAGGGGCAATTTGCCGCAGTGACGCTGGCCTTCAACCTGGCGCCGGGGGCTGCGCTTTCCCAGGCGCAAACGGCCATCGACGCCGCCAGGGTGCGCCTGGGCATGCCCTCCACCGTAGTGGGCAGTTTTCAGGGCACGGCCAAGATGTTCAGCGACACGGTGGGCAACCAGGTGGTGCTCATCCTGGCGGCTCTGGCCGCGCTCTACATCGTGCTGGGCATTCTGTACGAAAGCCTTATCCACCCCCTGACCATCCTTTCCACCCTGCCCTCGGCGGGCGGCGGGGCTTTGCTGGCCCTCATGGCCTGCGGCATGGAGTTCAGCGTCATTGCCCTGATCGGCGTGCTGCTGCTCTGCGGCATCGTCAAAAAGAACGCCATCATGATGGTGGACTTCGCCATTGAGGCCGCCCGCACCCGCAACCTGCCGCCGGAACAAGCCATCTACGAAGCCTGTCTGCGGCGCTTCCGGCCCATTATGATGACCACCTTCGCCGCCATTCTGGGGGCCGTGCCTTTGGCCCTAGGCCAGGGCGACGGAGCCGAAATCCGCCAGCCCCTGGGCGTGACCATCGTGGGCGGCCTGCTGGTGAGCCAGCTGCTCACCCTCTACACCACGCCCGTGGTCTACCTGACCCTGGACCGCTGGCGAAGCCGCAAAGCCAAACCGTAACGCGGCCTGCCGTGTAGCGGCACGAAACAACGCCCTATCGTTAAACGCAAAAACCGCAAAGCCCGGACGTAACGCCGCGTGCCGGGCACTGCCGCATCTTGCGCCGCCGACGCAATGGCAGAGGGCAACGGCTCCAGAGCAGCTTCCCTTTGCGAATATGTATTCTCAACGTTTCGGCACGCTCATTCCGGCGCTTACCCGCGCAAAGAACTTGCACTTGCGCCTCCACGGCGGGCGGCTCTTACGCAACCGCCAAAACATTGCAACGTTGCAACGCTCTATTCGCACTGCCCAAGGATATGGAACTGGTGCACCGGGGTGGTGTAGACAATACCGCTGCCGGGATCGCTGAAAATGCTCATGCTGCAGATGGCCGCCACAATGGTCTGAACCAGATCGGCCTGCGCCACAATCAGCAGCATTTCTTTTTGCGGCACCATGCTTATGCCGAAAAACTTCACGTCCTCTTCCGTGCCCGTGCCCCGCGCGCCCAAAACCGTGCCCCCACGGGCCCCGGCCTGCCGGGCAACGCTCATAATTTCATCCGCATGGCCCTCCGAGGCAATGCACGTAATCAGGATATTGTCGGTATTCATGCGTCCGCTCCTGGCGCAGTACAGTGTGCTGTCATAATCAAAATATCTCCTGCCGGCCGAAAAAGCCCCTGGCAAAGGCCTGGCGCCCATCCATGCCTGTCATTGCAGAAAGAAATACGCCATGGCGCCGCCTATGCTTGAAAGAACAATAAAATACGGTAACATCAGCTGCAACATGCGCAGATAGGACAGCCGAATCACCGGGGACAGGGCCGAAGTAAGCAGGAACAAAAACCCGGCTGTGCCGTTGGGCGTGCCCAGGGAGGGAATATTGGTGCCCATGTTGATGACCACGGCAATATTCTGATACCAGTCCAGGTCAAAGGCCCCGGCATTGTAGGCCTTGTCCATCTCGGAAAGAAAAACCGAAGCCACAAAAACGCTGTCGCTGACCATGGAAAGCAGCCCGTTGACCCCGTAGAGCACAAGCAGCTGCGTCTGCCCCTTGAAGGAAAGCACCCACTGCACCACCGGCGTGACCAGGTGCTGGTCGTGCACCACCGCAAGAATGGCAAAAAAGATCACGATGAGTGTGGCAAAGGGCATGGCGTTGTTGAAGGGTTCTGCAAAATCGTGTTCATGGATCATGCCGGTAAAGGCGGAAAGGACCACAATGACGCCAATGCCGATCACCCCCACCTCGGCCACATGAAAGCCTAAGGCCACAATGAGCAGCAGCGCCACCAGCCCTTGCAGCGCGTATTGATACACGCTTTGCCCCGTGAGTTTGCGGGCCCTTTTTTCATAATCCCTGACAATGAGCTGACGTATTTTGTCCGACAGCTCATAGCCGAAACCGGGAAAACGCAAAAGCTCCAGCAGAGGGCACAGAATAAAGCCGCCCAGCACCACAGGCACGGCAATAACCCCGCAGTGCCTGAAGAAATCGGCGAAATTCCAACCCATTTTCGTACCGATCATCATATTCTGCGGCTCGCCCACCAGGGTCAGGGTGCCGCCCAGAGCCGTGCCCACGGCCGCGTGCATGATCAGATTGCGCAGAAAACCCTGGAAGGCGGCAGTTTCCTGTTCCGCCTGCTCCTTGGGAATGCCCGCGTAGGCATTGCCCACCCGATGATAGATGGCGTAAAAATTAAAAATGACGGCAATAAGCACGGCCAGCACCGTCAGCGCGTCCAAAAAACTGGAAAGCGCGGCGGTGGCCACACAAAACACCAGCGAAACTTGCCATTTTTTCCTGAACTGCAGAAAAAGACTGGTGAAAACCAGCGAAAGCACATCCTTGAGGTAGTAGATGCCGGCCACCATGAAAATAAGCAAAAGCAGGGTGGGCAGGTTGGCGGCTATTTCGCTGTATATCGTTTCCGGCCGGGCCAGGCCGATGGCGGCGGCCTGCAGGGCCAGCAGCCCTCCGGCAGGCACAGGGTACACCTGCAGGGCCAGGGCCAGGGTAAAAATAAACTCCAGCAGAATCAGCCAGCCCGCCACAAAGGGGCTGACCAAGAAAAAGACGGCAGGATTCAACAGCAAAAAGCATAAAATTGAATATTTATACCATAGTGGGGCCTTTCCCAAAAAATTCCTGGCCATAATCCGCAGCATGGTATCCCCTGATGACGTCAAAAGAAGCTCTGGCAACGGCAAGAGCGCCCGCAAAGGGCAGCGCCGCAAAAATACTGCCGGGCGGAGAACCGCACGCAGAGTATCCGTTTCTTATGGAATCATACCTGGTTGTGCTGGGCAAATCAAGACAAGGGGATGCTGCTGAAAAAAGGGTTCACAACTTAATATCTATGCATTTTACACGTAACAATACAAAAAATAATTTTATTATATATCACTATAAATTATATACACATTATTACTTCTAGTCATTGCATAATTGTTAATTGAAATTTTACCATTCTACGGACAAAACAACCCTAATCCAACTCACGGCCCACCCACACGGCACGGCCGATAACCCGCACCAGGTCGGCCAGCTGCCCGCCGGTAGGGGCCTCAATGGGCGCATAAAGCGCGTTGGAGCTGCTCAGGATAAGCCGCCCGGGCACGGCATTGACAATTTTGAGATAGACCATGTCCTCCACGCCCACAGCATAGATGCGCCCCGGCACGGGCACGTTTTGGCTCTGGTCAATAAGCACCACGTCGTTGTGCATGATGCGCGGCTGCATGCTGTCGCCCGAAACCCGCAGCAGCACCATGCGCGAAGGGTTGCCCTTGCGGCGCAAAAAATCCCAGCGAAAGGCGTAGTGCCGCAACACCTCGTCGCTGGTCTCAAAGCTGCCCGTGCCCGCCGAAAGCCGGGCCTCCACCATGGGCACCATCACCAGCCTGGCGTCGGGCGTGTCCAGCACGCCGCCTTCGGCCTCGCCCTTGCCGGCCAGAAGCCAGTCCAGAGAACAGCCCAAAGTCCGGGCCAGGCGCACGGCGTGCCCGCCACGAGGCCACTGCCCACGCTCGTACTGCTGAATAGTGGTCAGGCTCAAGCCCATTTTTTTCGCCAGATCCTGCTTGCGCAGGCCCAGAGCCTCGCGCCGTTGCGCCAGACGCCTAGCAAAGGCTCCGGCCTCGTCGCGTCCAAGGCTCACTGCGTTCATGGCTGTCTACCTTTCTCGCGGTTGTCATTTCTTTTTCCTCTGTCACCGCAATGCGGCCGCCAGAGCCTTAGGGACCGGAAGGCC contains the following coding sequences:
- a CDS encoding SLC13 family permease; its protein translation is MLRIMARNFLGKAPLWYKYSILCFLLLNPAVFFLVSPFVAGWLILLEFIFTLALALQVYPVPAGGLLALQAAAIGLARPETIYSEIAANLPTLLLLIFMVAGIYYLKDVLSLVFTSLFLQFRKKWQVSLVFCVATAALSSFLDALTVLAVLIAVIFNFYAIYHRVGNAYAGIPKEQAEQETAAFQGFLRNLIMHAAVGTALGGTLTLVGEPQNMMIGTKMGWNFADFFRHCGVIAVPVVLGGFILCPLLELLRFPGFGYELSDKIRQLIVRDYEKRARKLTGQSVYQYALQGLVALLLIVALGFHVAEVGVIGIGVIVVLSAFTGMIHEHDFAEPFNNAMPFATLIVIFFAILAVVHDQHLVTPVVQWVLSFKGQTQLLVLYGVNGLLSMVSDSVFVASVFLSEMDKAYNAGAFDLDWYQNIAVVINMGTNIPSLGTPNGTAGFLFLLTSALSPVIRLSYLRMLQLMLPYFIVLSSIGGAMAYFFLQ
- a CDS encoding XRE family transcriptional regulator yields the protein MNAVSLGRDEAGAFARRLAQRREALGLRKQDLAKKMGLSLTTIQQYERGQWPRGGHAVRLARTLGCSLDWLLAGKGEAEGGVLDTPDARLVMVPMVEARLSAGTGSFETSDEVLRHYAFRWDFLRRKGNPSRMVLLRVSGDSMQPRIMHNDVVLIDQSQNVPVPGRIYAVGVEDMVYLKIVNAVPGRLILSSSNALYAPIEAPTGGQLADLVRVIGRAVWVGRELD
- a CDS encoding P-II family nitrogen regulator — translated: MNTDNILITCIASEGHADEIMSVARQAGARGGTVLGARGTGTEEDVKFFGISMVPQKEMLLIVAQADLVQTIVAAICSMSIFSDPGSGIVYTTPVHQFHILGQCE